A genome region from Bradyrhizobium sp. WSM1417 includes the following:
- a CDS encoding SDR family oxidoreductase, with product MTTVLITGANRGIGLALARQYATDRADVIGCCREPARADALKDLAAASEGRVRVMQLDVSNEASIASLERALSYQPIDILINNAGIVGPEAQSADSIDVEGWMTTLRVNALAPILIAQALRDNLRRGFEKKLVAISSDAGSTSIDSYGGSALGRNRYAYRASKAALNNGMRGLARDWANDGVLVRILNPGFVQTDMTGARATGSTASISPEDSARGIIRRIAELAPDTSGSFLDCLGQVVPW from the coding sequence ATGACCACAGTTCTGATAACAGGCGCGAACCGAGGCATCGGACTTGCGCTCGCGCGCCAATACGCCACTGATCGTGCCGATGTGATTGGCTGCTGCCGTGAGCCGGCAAGGGCCGACGCACTAAAGGATCTCGCGGCCGCGTCCGAAGGTCGCGTGCGGGTCATGCAGCTCGACGTGTCCAACGAGGCTTCTATCGCGTCGCTTGAGCGCGCGCTCAGCTATCAGCCGATCGATATTCTCATCAACAATGCGGGAATCGTGGGTCCGGAAGCCCAGTCGGCCGACAGCATCGACGTCGAAGGCTGGATGACGACATTGCGCGTCAACGCCCTTGCGCCAATACTCATAGCCCAGGCGCTGCGCGATAACTTGAGGCGCGGCTTCGAGAAGAAGCTGGTGGCGATCAGCAGCGATGCCGGGTCTACCAGCATCGACTCTTACGGTGGCAGTGCTCTTGGCCGCAATAGGTATGCCTACCGGGCCTCGAAGGCGGCGCTGAACAACGGCATGCGTGGACTCGCACGCGACTGGGCGAACGACGGCGTGTTAGTAAGGATACTCAATCCCGGTTTCGTGCAGACCGACATGACCGGCGCACGCGCCACTGGCAGTACCGCCTCCATATCTCCCGAAGATAGCGCGCGCGGCATCATTCGACGGATCGCAGAGCTGGCACCGGACACCAGCGGTTCTTTTCTGGACTGCCTGGGCCAGGTGGTTCCGTGGTAA
- a CDS encoding biotin carboxylase N-terminal domain-containing protein, translating into MKKLLIANRAEIAIRIARTAADLGIETFAVFAEDDCKSLHVKMADGAASLEKQGAAAYLDWERMLDVALQNGCDSVHPGYGFLSENPAFAAACEKAGVIFVGPTAATLSLFGDKAAARRAAEACHVPVLPGVNRPVTYLEAREFFESLGPGRAVMLKAVAGGGGRGMRPVMSVQDLSSAMERCSSEALRAFGSGNLYIEEFFPRARHIEVQIIGDGRGAVAHLWDRECSLQRQRQKVMEIAPAFGLKPGVREQIFAASVQLAKHATYRGLCTMEFLVDAQPGSDKFVFMEANPRIQVEHTVTEQVLGLDLVAAQLKIADGSTLADLQFLQEKVPSPRGFAIQARVNMERMTPEGTSIPTGGVIDVYEPPSGPGVRVDGFGYAGYQTSARYDSLLAKVVAHGPDLTTAIARARRALTEFRIQGVTVNLCFLQALLKSSALTGDELHTRYIDEQIKSLIAETSSGRDTSHDFE; encoded by the coding sequence ATGAAGAAGTTACTTATCGCCAATCGGGCCGAAATCGCGATCCGCATCGCGCGAACCGCTGCCGACCTTGGAATCGAAACCTTCGCGGTATTTGCCGAGGACGATTGCAAATCCTTGCACGTGAAAATGGCGGACGGTGCTGCCAGTCTCGAAAAGCAGGGCGCTGCAGCCTATCTCGATTGGGAGCGCATGCTCGACGTAGCGCTCCAGAATGGCTGTGATTCCGTTCACCCTGGATACGGCTTCCTCAGTGAAAACCCGGCCTTCGCGGCTGCGTGCGAAAAGGCAGGAGTAATCTTCGTGGGGCCGACGGCAGCGACGCTCTCGCTGTTTGGCGACAAGGCTGCCGCGCGGCGCGCAGCGGAAGCCTGCCATGTGCCAGTCCTGCCCGGCGTAAACCGCCCTGTCACCTACCTTGAGGCTCGAGAATTCTTTGAGTCTCTAGGGCCCGGCCGCGCTGTCATGCTCAAAGCCGTCGCGGGCGGCGGCGGGCGTGGGATGCGACCGGTGATGTCGGTGCAAGATCTTTCCAGCGCGATGGAGCGTTGCAGCTCTGAGGCTCTCCGGGCCTTCGGGTCCGGCAATCTCTACATTGAGGAGTTCTTCCCCCGCGCGCGTCACATCGAGGTGCAGATTATCGGTGATGGCCGCGGAGCCGTCGCGCACTTATGGGACCGCGAATGCAGCCTCCAGCGCCAGCGTCAGAAAGTGATGGAGATCGCGCCTGCATTCGGCCTGAAGCCAGGGGTGCGCGAACAAATTTTTGCCGCATCCGTGCAGCTCGCCAAGCACGCGACTTATCGCGGGCTTTGTACGATGGAGTTCCTGGTCGACGCGCAGCCCGGATCCGACAAGTTCGTCTTTATGGAGGCGAACCCCCGGATCCAGGTCGAGCACACCGTGACCGAGCAGGTTTTGGGTCTCGACCTAGTCGCGGCACAGCTCAAGATCGCCGATGGCTCAACTCTGGCCGACCTGCAGTTCTTACAGGAAAAGGTGCCAAGCCCGAGAGGGTTTGCCATCCAGGCGCGGGTCAACATGGAGCGGATGACGCCAGAGGGAACGAGCATTCCGACAGGTGGAGTGATCGATGTTTACGAGCCGCCGAGCGGGCCGGGTGTTCGTGTCGACGGATTCGGCTACGCTGGATATCAGACGAGCGCCCGTTATGACAGCCTCCTAGCAAAGGTGGTGGCGCATGGCCCAGATCTCACGACGGCCATCGCGCGAGCCCGGCGCGCGCTGACCGAGTTCCGGATCCAGGGGGTCACGGTCAACCTTTGCTTCCTCCAAGCGCTTCTGAAGAGCTCCGCCCTCACTGGTGACGAACTTCACACCCGCTACATCGACGAGCAGATCAAGAGCCTAATCGCGGAAACGTCGAGCGGCCGCGATACTTCTCACGACTTTGAATGA
- a CDS encoding AMP-binding protein, translating to MPEDVIPLGERLFRCAQAVPDAPAVTCGETTLTYGQLEARTNRIARALERLGVKVGDLVTIGLPNGIGFIEACWGVWKLGATPQPVSFRLPKRELRDIVDLAASSVVIALPGMETGRRCVTVDDLLGLSDDARPVESRAAPVAYAVTSGGSTGRPKLVLSGSRGVTLAEPNTPTVWRLGSGDTALIPAPLYHAGPFCFAMEAMLCNTHLVLMPRFDAEGLLAEIQRHRATWVYLVPTMMSRIWRLSEKVRTGYDISSLKTLWHLAAPCPSWLKEAFIGWLGPEVIMEMYSGSENIASTMITGSEWIHRRGSVGRVKIGEMKVFNAEGNVLPPGEVGEIYMRRPNDAPPAYRYLGATARALPGGWESLGDIGYFDADGYLYLADRRTDMILVGGANVYPAEVEASIDEHPLVLSSAVVGLPHEGMGSSVHAIVQARPGLTQGMLLAHLAERLITYKHPRTIEFVDEPLRDDAGKVRRTQLRDDRIARMKSSVDQT from the coding sequence ATGCCAGAAGACGTGATCCCCTTGGGAGAGAGGTTGTTCCGCTGCGCCCAGGCGGTGCCAGATGCCCCAGCGGTCACCTGCGGGGAAACCACCCTGACGTACGGGCAGCTGGAGGCGCGGACCAATCGAATTGCCCGCGCCCTGGAGAGATTGGGCGTCAAGGTTGGTGATCTAGTCACTATCGGGTTGCCCAATGGGATCGGCTTCATCGAGGCTTGTTGGGGCGTCTGGAAGCTAGGTGCGACGCCGCAACCGGTGTCCTTTCGACTGCCGAAACGCGAGCTGCGCGACATCGTCGATCTCGCCGCATCCTCGGTGGTAATCGCGTTGCCAGGTATGGAGACTGGCCGGCGGTGTGTTACGGTCGACGACTTGCTCGGGCTATCCGACGACGCCCGGCCAGTCGAATCGCGTGCGGCTCCGGTTGCATATGCGGTGACCTCCGGCGGGTCGACCGGCCGACCCAAGTTGGTCCTCTCGGGATCGCGCGGTGTGACATTGGCGGAACCCAATACGCCGACGGTCTGGCGCTTGGGCTCGGGGGACACAGCGCTGATTCCTGCCCCGCTCTATCACGCTGGACCTTTCTGCTTTGCCATGGAGGCAATGCTCTGCAACACTCATCTGGTGCTGATGCCGCGCTTCGATGCCGAGGGGCTACTGGCCGAAATCCAGCGGCACCGCGCGACCTGGGTCTATCTAGTGCCCACCATGATGAGCCGCATCTGGCGGCTCTCGGAAAAGGTGCGGACCGGATATGACATCTCATCGCTAAAGACGCTCTGGCACTTGGCTGCGCCCTGTCCGTCTTGGCTCAAGGAGGCCTTCATCGGCTGGCTGGGGCCTGAGGTGATCATGGAAATGTACAGCGGCAGCGAGAACATAGCTTCTACCATGATCACCGGAAGCGAATGGATACATCGCCGCGGCTCTGTCGGTCGTGTCAAGATAGGCGAGATGAAGGTCTTCAACGCCGAGGGCAATGTTCTGCCGCCGGGCGAGGTGGGTGAGATCTACATGCGGCGACCGAACGACGCGCCGCCTGCATATCGCTATCTCGGCGCGACGGCCCGCGCCCTCCCGGGCGGTTGGGAGAGCCTCGGTGACATCGGCTACTTTGACGCCGATGGCTACCTCTATCTCGCGGACCGGCGCACCGATATGATTCTAGTCGGTGGCGCCAACGTTTATCCGGCCGAGGTCGAGGCGTCGATCGACGAGCATCCCCTAGTACTGTCAAGTGCTGTGGTTGGCCTGCCGCACGAGGGCATGGGCTCGTCCGTCCACGCCATTGTCCAGGCTCGCCCAGGCTTGACTCAAGGGATGCTCCTGGCGCATTTGGCTGAACGGCTCATAACCTATAAACATCCGCGCACGATCGAGTTTGTCGATGAGCCTCTCCGCGATGACGCTGGCAAGGTTCGGCGGACGCAGCTGCGTGACGATCGTATCGCCCGGATGAAGTCGTCAGTTGACCAAACGTAA